One window of the Ananas comosus cultivar F153 linkage group 21, ASM154086v1, whole genome shotgun sequence genome contains the following:
- the LOC109726872 gene encoding mediator-associated protein 2 isoform X1: protein MEASEGRYNPGPDFEEDAKAPLLDISSSDSTELWLIQWPINQLQPSDFHGKELSLKLHRDGQLGSFESSSGKSYELISFQAQEPDAAVFLSSGTESKVVGKISRRVCLVHYPEPEELEKPGFGALNLSSQRSEGSFRKSMSRYSTTPSKHGSVSRAEGMSHNTLASAQSAAKKIRGSSDKYKQKRDEAATAPSEISEKFSGRSSSHASVESQMTKNTALEAEGSTPEKSAKKKRKKIKVEE from the exons ATGGAGGCTTCTGAAGGGCG TTACAACCCGGGGCCGGATTTTGAAGAGGATGCGAAGGCGCCGCTCCTCGACATCTCTTCATCGGACTCGACTGAGCTTTGGCTCATTCAGTGGCCCATCAACCAA TTACAGCCCTCTGATTTCCATGGGAAAGAGCTTTCGTTGAAGCTACACCGCGATGGGCAGTTGGGAAGCTTCGAGAGCTCTTCTG GGAAATCTTATGAACTTATCAGCTTCCAAGCCCAGGAACCAGATGCAGCCGTCTTCCTTTCTTCAGGAACAGAATCAAAAGTTG TGGGGAAGATTTCACGCCGTGTTTGTTTAGTCCATTATCCAGAACCAGAAGAATTGGAGAAACCTGGTTTTGGTGCCCTTAATCTAAGTAGTCAGAGATCCGAAG GTTCTTTCAGAAAAAGCATGTCCCGGTATTCTACAACCCCGTCAAAACACGGAAGCGTTTCGAGGGCCGAAGGAATGTCTCATAATACCCTAGCTTCGGCACAAAGTGCTGCTAAAAAAATCAGAGGATCTTCTGACAAATACAAGCAGAAGAGGGACGAGGCTGCAACAGCGCCTTCTGAGATATCCGAAAAGTTTTCGGGCCGTTCTTCTTCTCATGCTTCTGTAGAAAGCCAAATGACTAAGAACACCGCATTAGAGGCCGAGGGGTCTACCCCCGAGAAGTCcgcgaagaagaagagaaagaagatcaAGGTCGAGGAGTAG
- the LOC109726872 gene encoding uncharacterized protein LOC109726872 isoform X2: MEASEGRYNPGPDFEEDAKAPLLDISSSDSTELWLIQWPINQLQPSDFHGKELSLKLHRDGQLGSFESSSGKSYELISFQAQEPDAAVFLSSGTESKVGSFRKSMSRYSTTPSKHGSVSRAEGMSHNTLASAQSAAKKIRGSSDKYKQKRDEAATAPSEISEKFSGRSSSHASVESQMTKNTALEAEGSTPEKSAKKKRKKIKVEE; encoded by the exons ATGGAGGCTTCTGAAGGGCG TTACAACCCGGGGCCGGATTTTGAAGAGGATGCGAAGGCGCCGCTCCTCGACATCTCTTCATCGGACTCGACTGAGCTTTGGCTCATTCAGTGGCCCATCAACCAA TTACAGCCCTCTGATTTCCATGGGAAAGAGCTTTCGTTGAAGCTACACCGCGATGGGCAGTTGGGAAGCTTCGAGAGCTCTTCTG GGAAATCTTATGAACTTATCAGCTTCCAAGCCCAGGAACCAGATGCAGCCGTCTTCCTTTCTTCAGGAACAGAATCAAAAGTTG GTTCTTTCAGAAAAAGCATGTCCCGGTATTCTACAACCCCGTCAAAACACGGAAGCGTTTCGAGGGCCGAAGGAATGTCTCATAATACCCTAGCTTCGGCACAAAGTGCTGCTAAAAAAATCAGAGGATCTTCTGACAAATACAAGCAGAAGAGGGACGAGGCTGCAACAGCGCCTTCTGAGATATCCGAAAAGTTTTCGGGCCGTTCTTCTTCTCATGCTTCTGTAGAAAGCCAAATGACTAAGAACACCGCATTAGAGGCCGAGGGGTCTACCCCCGAGAAGTCcgcgaagaagaagagaaagaagatcaAGGTCGAGGAGTAG
- the LOC109726553 gene encoding pollen-specific protein C13-like: protein MAKLHAVVAALFFALAGSTFAAPVPDFVVEGRVYCDTCRAGFETSATEYIEGAKVRLECKHFATGAVEHAVEGVTDKTGTYKIALTDNHEEEICEVVLVDSPLAGCSEVTPGRERARVLLTQDSGIATNVRYANPLGFLKEQPLPVCGTLLQQYALGDDE, encoded by the exons ATGGCCAAGCTCCacgccgtcgtcgccgctctcTTCTTCGCCCTCGCGGGCTCCACATTCGCTGCTCCGGTCCCCGATTTCGTCGTCGAGGGCCGCGTTTATTGTGACACGTGCCGCGCTGGATTCGAGACCAGCGCCACCGAGTACATCGAAG GTGCGAAGGTGCGGCTGGAGTGCAAGCACTTTGCGACGGGGGCGGTGGAGCACGCGGTGGAGGGGGTGACCGACAAGACCGGGACGTACAAGATCGCGCTGACGGACAACCACGAGGAGGAGATCTGCGAGGTGGTGCTGGTGGACAGCCCGCTGGCCGGGTGCTCCGAGGTGACTCCCGGGCGCGAGCGCGCGCGCGTCCTCCTCACGCAGGACAGCGGGATCGCCACCAACGTGCGCTACGCCAACCCCCTCGGCTTCCTCAAAGAGCAGCCCCTCCCTGTCTGCGGCACCCTGCTGCAGCAGTATGCGCTCGGCGACGACGAATga
- the LOC109726552 gene encoding probable beta-1,4-xylosyltransferase IRX10: protein MGFRVWVLSILILHGVFARIGVAEGEGSHRTERISGSAGDVLEDDPVGRLKVFVYELPSKYNKKIVQKDPRCLTHMFAAEIFMHRFLLSSPVRTLNPEEADWFYTPVYTTCDLTPNGLPLPFKSPRMMRSAIKLISTSWPYWNRTEGADHFFVVPHDFGACFHYQEEKAIERGILPLLKRATLVQTFGQSNHVCLKEGSITIPPYAPPQKMQAHLIPPDIPRSIFVYFRGLFYDVGNDPEGGYYARGARASIWENFKNNPLFDISADHPTTYYEDMQRAVFCLCPLGWAPWSPRLVEGVVFGCIPVIIADDIVLPFADAIPWEEIGVFVAEKDVPNLDKILTSIPTEVILRKQRLLANPSMKQAMLFPQPGQPGDAFHQILNGLARKLPHDKSIYLSPGNKVLNWTAGPVGDLKPW, encoded by the exons ATGGGGTTTCGCGTGTGGGTGCTCTCGATTTTGATCCTTCATGGTGTTTTTGCGCGAATTGGTGTcgcggagggggaggggagccACCGCACGGAGCGGATTTCAG GAAGCGCCGGCGATGTGCTCGAAGATGACCCGGTTGGAAGGTTGAAGGTGTTTGTGTATGAACTTCCCAGCAAATACAACAAAAAGATCGTGCAAAAGGATCCGAGATGCCTCACGCACATGTTCGCCGCCGAGATCTTCATGCATCGGTTTTTGCTTTCTAGTCCGGTTAGAACCCTCAATCCGGAAGAGGCCGACTGGTTCTACACGCCTGTTTACACGACTTGCGACCTGACCCCGAATGGACTCCCCTTGCCCTTTAAATCACCGCGAATGATGAGAAGTGCAATAAAGCTTATTTCGACTAGTTGGCCTTATTGGAACCGAACTGAGGGGGCCGACCACTTCTTCGTTGTTCCGCATGATTTTGGGGCCTGCTTTCACTATCAG GAAGAGAAAGCAATTGAACGAGGAATCCTCCCGTTGCTTAAACGTGCGACACTCGTTCAAACTTTCGGGCAAAGCAATCACGTGTGTTTGAAGGAGGGCTCCATCACTATACCTCCTTACGCCCCGCCACAGAAAATGCAGGCCCATTTGATTCCTCCCGACATTCCTCGTTCTATCTTTGTCTATTTTCGTGGTTTGTTTTACGATGTCGGGAACGACCCCGAGGGCGGCTACTATGCAAG AGGAGCGCGAGCGTCGATATGGGAGAACTTCAAGAACAACCCGCTCTTCGACATCTCGGCCGACCACCCAACTACCTACTATGAGGACATGCAGCGGGCCGTCTTCTGCCTGTGCCCGCTGGGCTGGGCCCCGTGGAGCCCGCGGTTGGTGGAGGGGGTCGTTTTCGGGTGCATTCCCGTCATCATCGCCGACGACATCGTCCTCCCTTTTGCAGATGCTATCCCTTGGGAAGAAATCGGGGTATTTGTCGCCGAAAAGGACGTCCCGAACTTGGACAAAATCCTGACATCGATACCGACCGAAGTTATACTGAGGAAGCAGAGATTACTCGCCAACCCTTCGATGAAGCAGGCCATGCTTTTCCCGCAACCGGGTCAGCCCGGAGACGCGTTCCATCAGATACTCAACGGGCTCGCCCGGAAGCTTCCGCACGATAAGAGCATATACTTGAGCCCGGGCAACAAGGTTCTCAACTGGACCGCAGGACCCGTGGGAGATTTGAAACCTTggtag